In Spiroplasma chinense, a single window of DNA contains:
- a CDS encoding vitamin B12-dependent ribonucleotide reductase encodes MQELYNQKQIENINEDIHKYFKHLYPIENSDKMVFEGVSRMVMLDRYSQKDKNLVSLGVGDLVITTIKADPVFPSRGIGYVKEIKDNGTYIIEVDEGYLGAIDPELLKETNSENLIIKQKYELEKPLELFFEQIAKRVGNNLAQVEKEELRDEIGKEFARELGELNIIPAGRVLYGAGSGSEVTYFNCYVMPFIKDDRAAISHHRAQVTEIMSRGGGVGTNGSTLRPKGAPAKSVGGRSSGAVSWLNDLSLLTHLIEQGGSRRGAQMIMLADWHPDVIEFIISKMQNPNILLWLRNNSPSELIRQEANRKLRFEYLTEVERKLYENVIANPTNVDASLIKEAAEKLKVGGKWVVANPEFMTGANISVTISHKFMEAVEKDLDWELKYPDLENLTKEQKYFYDTKWADIGDVFEWEKRRYPSKVYQSIRAKDLWDLINFCATYSAEPGIFFLDTANDMTNAKGYGQKVVATNPCGEQPLAPYSVCNLAAVNLANFVDKETKEVLYDKLAKTVSVCVRMQDNVIDSTPYFLEPNKQQALGERRVGLGVMGLHDLLIWAGVKYGSEEGNKIVDKIFETITTTAYRTSIKLGKEKGSFPFLEDREKFIESGFLKKMPEDIRQGILDEGIRNSHLITVAPTGSTGTMVGCSTGLEPYFAFSYFRSGRLGKFMEVKAKIVQEWLKYNPEYTDKPLPDYFVSAMELAPEAHADVQCIIQRWVDSSISKTVNAPKGYKVEQVEKIYTRLYKGGAKGGTVYVDGSRDTQVLSLDTDDEHLLKEEQELTPIQETDVPKKITQEQKIGNDVGDLCPMCTIGTLIDSAGCVTCANCGAQLKCGL; translated from the coding sequence ATGCAAGAGCTTTACAATCAAAAGCAAATTGAGAACATCAATGAAGACATACATAAATACTTCAAACACCTTTATCCAATTGAAAATTCAGATAAAATGGTGTTTGAAGGTGTTTCAAGAATGGTTATGCTAGATAGATATTCACAAAAAGATAAAAACCTTGTTTCTTTAGGAGTTGGTGATTTAGTTATCACAACTATTAAAGCAGACCCAGTTTTCCCATCAAGAGGAATTGGTTATGTAAAAGAAATTAAAGATAACGGAACTTATATAATTGAAGTTGACGAAGGATATTTGGGAGCAATAGATCCAGAGTTATTAAAAGAAACAAACAGTGAAAATCTGATTATTAAACAAAAATATGAACTAGAAAAACCATTAGAATTATTCTTTGAACAAATTGCAAAAAGAGTTGGTAACAACTTAGCACAAGTTGAAAAAGAAGAACTTCGTGATGAAATCGGAAAAGAGTTCGCAAGAGAACTTGGTGAATTAAATATTATACCTGCAGGAAGAGTTTTATACGGTGCAGGAAGTGGTAGTGAAGTTACATACTTTAACTGTTATGTAATGCCATTTATTAAAGATGACAGAGCTGCAATCTCTCACCATAGAGCGCAAGTTACTGAAATCATGTCAAGAGGTGGAGGAGTTGGAACAAATGGTTCAACTTTAAGACCAAAAGGAGCACCAGCAAAAAGTGTTGGTGGTCGTTCAAGTGGGGCTGTGTCTTGATTGAATGACCTTTCTCTATTAACTCACTTAATAGAACAAGGTGGTTCAAGACGTGGAGCTCAAATGATTATGTTAGCTGATTGACACCCAGATGTAATTGAGTTTATTATTTCAAAAATGCAAAACCCAAACATCTTATTATGATTAAGAAATAATTCACCAAGTGAATTAATTCGTCAAGAAGCAAATAGAAAATTAAGATTTGAATATTTAACAGAAGTTGAAAGAAAATTATATGAAAATGTAATTGCAAATCCAACAAATGTTGACGCTTCACTTATAAAAGAAGCTGCAGAAAAATTGAAAGTGGGAGGAAAATGAGTTGTTGCTAACCCAGAATTTATGACTGGTGCAAATATCTCTGTTACAATTTCTCACAAATTTATGGAAGCAGTTGAAAAAGATTTAGACTGAGAATTAAAATATCCAGATCTAGAAAATTTAACAAAAGAACAAAAATATTTCTATGACACTAAATGAGCTGACATAGGGGATGTATTCGAATGAGAAAAAAGAAGATATCCATCAAAAGTTTATCAATCAATTAGAGCAAAAGACTTATGAGATTTGATTAACTTCTGTGCAACTTATTCTGCAGAACCTGGAATTTTCTTCTTAGATACTGCAAATGATATGACAAATGCAAAAGGATATGGTCAAAAAGTTGTTGCTACAAATCCTTGTGGTGAACAACCTTTAGCACCTTACTCAGTATGTAACTTAGCAGCAGTTAACTTAGCAAACTTTGTTGATAAAGAAACTAAAGAAGTTCTTTACGATAAACTTGCAAAAACAGTTTCTGTTTGTGTGAGAATGCAAGACAACGTAATTGACTCAACTCCATACTTCTTGGAACCAAACAAACAACAAGCACTTGGTGAAAGAAGAGTTGGACTTGGTGTAATGGGATTACACGATTTATTAATCTGAGCTGGAGTAAAATATGGATCAGAAGAAGGAAACAAAATTGTTGACAAAATCTTTGAAACTATAACAACAACAGCTTATAGAACATCAATTAAACTTGGAAAAGAAAAAGGATCATTCCCATTCTTAGAAGATAGAGAAAAATTTATTGAATCAGGATTCTTGAAAAAAATGCCAGAAGACATTAGACAAGGAATTCTTGATGAAGGAATTAGAAACTCTCACCTAATTACAGTTGCACCAACAGGTTCAACTGGAACAATGGTTGGATGTTCAACAGGACTTGAACCTTACTTTGCTTTCTCATACTTTAGAAGTGGAAGACTTGGAAAGTTCATGGAAGTTAAAGCTAAAATTGTTCAAGAATGATTAAAATATAACCCAGAATATACAGACAAACCTTTACCTGATTACTTTGTAAGTGCAATGGAACTTGCACCAGAAGCTCATGCAGATGTTCAATGTATCATTCAAAGATGAGTTGACTCATCAATATCAAAAACTGTTAATGCACCTAAAGGATATAAAGTTGAACAAGTTGAAAAAATTTATACAAGACTTTACAAAGGCGGAGCAAAAGGTGGAACAGTTTATGTTGACGGAAGTCGTGATACACAAGTTTTATCACTTGACACAGATGACGAACACTTATTAAAAGAAGAACAAGAGTTGACACCAATTCAAGAAACTGACGTACCTAAAAAAATTACACAAGAACAAAAAATTGGAAATGATGTCGGAGACTTATGTCCAATGTGTACAATTGGAACTTTAATAGATTCAGCTGGATGTGTTACTTGTGCAAACTGTGGGGCACAATTAAAATGTGGGCTATAA
- the rpsI gene encoding 30S ribosomal protein S9 yields the protein MAANKNTVMYRGTGRRKSSVAQVILTPGTGEIIVNGKPALEFFPYATLVQDMEQPLEATGTKSDFSIKITVKGGGFTGQAGAARLGIARALLEASKDYKPELRGKGLLTRDARVKERKKYGLYGARRAPQFSKR from the coding sequence ATGGCTGCAAATAAAAATACTGTTATGTACAGAGGAACTGGTAGAAGAAAATCTTCAGTTGCTCAAGTTATCTTAACTCCAGGTACAGGTGAAATAATTGTTAACGGAAAACCAGCTCTAGAGTTCTTCCCATATGCAACTTTAGTTCAAGATATGGAACAACCACTAGAAGCAACAGGTACAAAATCAGACTTTTCAATCAAAATTACAGTTAAAGGTGGAGGATTTACAGGTCAAGCTGGAGCAGCTCGTTTAGGGATTGCAAGAGCTTTATTAGAAGCAAGTAAAGACTACAAACCAGAATTAAGAGGTAAAGGTTTATTGACTCGTGATGCTCGTGTTAAAGAGCGTAAAAAATACGGACTTTACGGAGCACGTAGAGCACCACAATTCTCAAAACGTTAA
- the rplM gene encoding 50S ribosomal protein L13, with protein MKQTTLIKTADIAKKWYVVDATDAILGRLSTEVAKVLRGKHKPTFTPHINNGDHVIIVNAEKVVLTGKKESDKNYYHHSMHPGGLKSRNVKTQRALFPERIIERAVRLMLPKNVQGSNQYRALHVYAGPEHPHQAQNPEVLVITRNTKGDNK; from the coding sequence ATGAAACAAACTACACTTATTAAAACAGCAGATATTGCTAAAAAATGATATGTAGTTGACGCTACTGACGCAATTTTAGGACGTTTATCAACTGAAGTTGCAAAAGTTTTAAGAGGAAAACATAAACCAACATTTACACCACACATTAACAACGGTGACCACGTTATTATTGTTAATGCTGAAAAAGTAGTTTTAACAGGAAAAAAAGAATCTGATAAAAACTACTACCACCACTCAATGCACCCAGGGGGATTAAAATCAAGAAACGTTAAAACACAACGTGCACTATTCCCTGAAAGAATCATTGAAAGAGCTGTAAGATTAATGTTACCTAAAAACGTACAAGGTTCAAACCAATACCGTGCACTACACGTGTACGCTGGTCCTGAACACCCTCACCAAGCACAAAACCCTGAAGTTTTAGTGATAACAAGAAACACAAAAGGAGATAATAAATAA
- a CDS encoding transposase, protein MNIDELKETLRMERVLKKYLAKTTGEKCFAILELKNLFSLQSLCLYLGVSRQGFYDWLNSSKPKYKNLDNEVADLINKLYFKFKRKYGYQMLTLFLNKYFGKNLKPWVVYRYMKILKIIAVRIKKCLITTSLDR, encoded by the coding sequence ATGAATATTGATGAACTTAAAGAAACTTTAAGAATGGAGAGAGTGCTAAAAAAGTATTTGGCGAAGACAACTGGAGAAAAGTGCTTCGCCATTTTAGAGTTAAAAAACCTATTTTCCTTACAAAGTCTTTGTTTATATCTTGGAGTTTCTAGACAAGGTTTTTATGATTGATTAAATAGCAGTAAACCAAAATACAAAAACTTGGATAATGAGGTTGCCGATCTCATAAATAAACTTTATTTTAAATTTAAAAGAAAATATGGATATCAAATGCTTACATTATTTCTTAACAAGTATTTTGGAAAAAATTTAAAACCATGAGTGGTATATAGGTATATGAAAATATTAAAAATCATAGCTGTTAGAATAAAAAAGTGTCTGATAACGACAAGTCTGGACCGTTAA
- a CDS encoding IS3 family transposase: MHSDQGGPYTNDTWKEICGSNGIRISMSKRGNSPDNWSCESFFSSIKNECIYTYKVSQLNFSNIYKIIFDYIEFYNYVRTRLKDKKTPYEIRMEKVSL; this comes from the coding sequence ATGCATTCAGACCAAGGTGGTCCATATACTAACGATACGTGAAAAGAAATTTGTGGTTCAAACGGTATAAGAATATCAATGTCTAAAAGAGGGAATTCGCCCGACAACTGGTCTTGTGAATCATTCTTTAGTAGCATAAAAAATGAATGCATTTACACCTACAAAGTTTCTCAACTCAATTTTTCAAATATATATAAGATAATTTTTGACTATATAGAATTTTACAATTATGTAAGAACTAGATTAAAAGATAAAAAAACTCCATACGAAATTCGTATGGAGAAAGTCTCACTTTAA
- a CDS encoding lipoprotein has translation MKKLLSFLGAANLVVSTGATVVACGDSPNEDKQIHKFAIIPEQVSKGVMFKELDEVASKMGEKYGELYKFLREEYKESFDIIYSKDSTDEEINEAYKQLVEVEKFQEFMFMYPLMNAYYFKEMQFLIYSDKATEENYKTFTKHSPEFDSIKFFEDELIEENTNIAEYQPSESYKDLYKLIQAYWSQLLDWIKTNPFGTSNVNEWIKS, from the coding sequence ATGAAAAAATTACTAAGTTTTTTAGGAGCAGCAAATCTTGTTGTTTCAACAGGGGCTACAGTTGTAGCATGTGGCGATAGCCCAAACGAAGACAAGCAAATTCATAAGTTTGCTATAATACCAGAACAAGTTTCAAAGGGTGTAATGTTTAAGGAGTTAGATGAAGTTGCATCTAAGATGGGAGAAAAATATGGAGAACTGTACAAGTTTTTAAGGGAAGAATATAAAGAATCATTTGACATCATATATAGTAAGGATTCAACAGATGAAGAAATAAATGAAGCTTATAAACAGTTGGTAGAAGTTGAAAAATTCCAAGAATTTATGTTTATGTATCCACTTATGAATGCTTATTATTTTAAAGAAATGCAGTTCTTAATATATTCCGATAAAGCGACAGAGGAAAATTATAAAACTTTTACCAAACATTCACCAGAATTTGATAGCATTAAGTTTTTTGAAGATGAACTTATAGAAGAAAACACAAACATTGCTGAGTACCAACCTTCTGAGTCTTATAAGGATCTTTATAAATTAATACAAGCTTATTGATCACAATTGTTAGATTGAATCAAAACTAACCCATTTGGAACATCTAATGTAAATGAATGAATTAAAAGTTAA
- the truA gene encoding tRNA pseudouridine(38-40) synthase TruA, protein MNYYLFTIEYDGTDFCGWAKQKGQSTIQGEIESALSRVARNSTFRVVGASKTDSGVHANDQKAWVELDFKPNLPGFLKALNNALPLGINIKNAKEIEQSYRVRNCIQKTYHYNLNFGDDDVFKNRYWFKPKYHIDLDKLTDCLELFVGYHDFKNFSGLKGEEFNIIESKRIVDEIKIVTIGELVKIVFKAKGFIRYQIRMMMGAALAYATGKTDLNTVKDVLNCKREKLPFMAEAKGLTLYNIQY, encoded by the coding sequence ATGAACTATTACTTATTTACAATTGAATATGACGGAACTGATTTTTGCGGTTGAGCCAAACAAAAAGGACAATCAACTATTCAAGGAGAAATTGAAAGCGCTTTATCAAGAGTGGCTAGAAATTCTACCTTTAGAGTTGTGGGTGCTAGCAAAACAGATTCTGGAGTTCATGCAAATGATCAAAAAGCCTGAGTGGAGTTGGATTTTAAACCAAATCTACCAGGTTTTTTAAAAGCATTAAATAATGCATTACCACTTGGGATAAATATAAAAAATGCAAAAGAAATAGAACAAAGTTATCGTGTAAGAAACTGTATTCAAAAAACTTATCATTATAATTTAAATTTTGGAGATGATGATGTATTTAAAAATCGTTACTGATTTAAACCAAAATACCATATAGATTTAGATAAACTAACAGATTGTTTAGAACTTTTTGTTGGCTATCATGATTTTAAAAACTTTTCTGGATTAAAAGGTGAAGAATTTAATATTATAGAGTCAAAAAGAATAGTTGATGAAATAAAAATTGTAACAATTGGTGAGTTGGTAAAAATAGTTTTTAAAGCAAAAGGCTTTATTAGATATCAAATCAGAATGATGATGGGTGCTGCTTTAGCTTATGCTACAGGAAAAACAGATTTAAACACAGTAAAAGATGTTTTGAATTGTAAGCGTGAAAAATTACCTTTTATGGCAGAAGCTAAAGGTTTAACTTTATATAATATTCAATACTAA
- a CDS encoding energy-coupling factor transporter transmembrane component T family protein: MRMVFGRYMPYNSLIHKMDPRVKLFMIISLIVAVFFPIGFTGFALIGTSILVMFSISKLSFKMLIKLFTPISLIFFMLILINILMLKPTVQPDQWNDLGSGARWVETTQFGYVLNWKFLWFSEQAFYRAIYMTMRIFFMITLTTILTGTTQPLELTLAIEDLLWPLKLIGIPVYIFSTIISIALRMIPTLIDEAGRIMKAQSSRGIDFKNGKMKDKIKSMTSLIIPLLVSAFQKAEDLAYAMDSRGYDPHAKRTRYRQVKFRFVDWVVFAFYMAIAVSLFCYPYINVLSQIQIPRIDAILNI; this comes from the coding sequence ATGAGAATGGTATTTGGTAGATACATGCCCTATAACTCTTTGATTCATAAAATGGACCCAAGAGTTAAATTGTTTATGATAATAAGTTTAATTGTGGCTGTATTTTTCCCAATAGGATTTACAGGTTTTGCATTAATTGGAACATCAATTTTAGTAATGTTTTCAATTAGTAAACTTAGTTTCAAAATGCTTATTAAATTATTTACACCAATTTCACTTATCTTTTTTATGCTAATACTTATAAATATTCTTATGTTAAAACCAACTGTTCAACCAGATCAATGAAATGATTTGGGAAGTGGTGCTAGATGAGTAGAAACTACTCAATTTGGTTATGTATTAAACTGAAAATTCCTTTGATTTTCAGAACAAGCTTTTTATAGAGCTATATACATGACAATGAGAATCTTCTTTATGATTACTTTAACAACAATATTAACTGGAACAACTCAACCTTTAGAGTTAACTTTAGCAATTGAAGATTTATTATGACCTTTAAAACTAATAGGAATACCAGTTTATATTTTCTCAACAATTATTTCTATTGCTTTAAGAATGATACCAACTTTAATTGATGAAGCTGGAAGAATTATGAAAGCACAATCTTCAAGAGGAATTGACTTTAAAAACGGTAAGATGAAGGATAAAATAAAATCTATGACTTCCTTAATAATTCCACTTTTAGTTTCTGCTTTCCAAAAAGCAGAAGACTTAGCATATGCTATGGATTCAAGGGGTTACGACCCTCATGCTAAAAGAACAAGATACAGACAAGTTAAATTTAGATTTGTTGACTGAGTAGTATTTGCATTCTATATGGCAATTGCAGTATCTTTATTCTGTTATCCTTATATTAATGTATTAAGTCAAATTCAAATCCCAAGAATTGATGCTATCTTAAACATTTAA